The Crocosphaera subtropica ATCC 51142 genome includes a window with the following:
- a CDS encoding ISL3 family transposase: MPSNSQLNLMTNILQLEGFTVMDYQLIKGMGIVLSLEKVDKKTTCIYCGSVTRKLHQNNELTIRDLSWGEQDVYLKINRRQMRCEKCQKKFTEELKDIKKKRTYTERLKKKIVAEVLNGDIKNVAQRNGVSEQEIETMLKDIGQELGKKKPQKLRRLGIDEIAVVKGQGKYYVVLVDLDKGVIIGLIEKRTEEEVSKYLEAWGEEVLRQIVEVSIDFWQPYKKVAKKLMPQAEIVADRFHVMKQVTDELDAQRKKSKREAIALKDSPEKKQLLSGLNKSKYALLKNEEDLSDQQKEKLEEIYKTVPILSKMYLLKEKFRKVFDENIDWISGLFELADWCAEAHTVYPKSFGTIRRWMGEIIAYFDERTNSGVVEGINNKLKLIKRRGYGFRNFDNFKLRSFLTWHFSG, translated from the coding sequence ATGCCGTCAAATTCTCAACTAAACTTAATGACAAATATTCTTCAATTAGAAGGATTTACTGTTATGGATTATCAGTTAATCAAGGGAATGGGAATAGTTTTGTCATTAGAGAAAGTAGATAAAAAAACAACTTGTATATACTGTGGTTCTGTCACTAGAAAACTACATCAAAATAATGAACTAACTATCAGAGATTTATCTTGGGGAGAGCAAGATGTTTACCTCAAAATAAATCGTCGTCAAATGAGATGTGAAAAATGTCAAAAGAAATTCACAGAAGAATTGAAAGATATCAAGAAAAAGAGAACTTACACCGAAAGATTGAAGAAGAAAATTGTCGCAGAAGTTTTAAATGGCGATATTAAAAACGTAGCACAAAGAAATGGAGTAAGTGAACAAGAGATAGAAACGATGCTAAAGGATATAGGTCAAGAATTAGGGAAGAAGAAACCACAGAAATTAAGACGATTAGGCATAGATGAGATTGCTGTAGTTAAAGGACAAGGAAAGTATTATGTAGTTTTAGTAGATTTGGATAAAGGAGTGATTATAGGACTGATAGAAAAACGAACAGAAGAGGAAGTCTCAAAATATCTAGAAGCTTGGGGAGAAGAGGTTTTAAGACAGATAGTTGAAGTTAGTATAGACTTTTGGCAACCTTATAAAAAAGTGGCTAAAAAATTAATGCCACAAGCCGAAATAGTGGCTGATAGATTCCATGTAATGAAGCAAGTTACCGATGAGTTAGATGCTCAAAGAAAAAAGTCAAAAAGAGAAGCAATTGCTTTAAAGGATTCTCCAGAAAAAAAACAATTACTTTCAGGATTAAATAAGAGTAAATATGCTTTACTTAAAAATGAAGAAGATTTAAGCGACCAACAAAAAGAGAAATTAGAAGAAATCTATAAAACTGTACCTATTCTTTCAAAGATGTACCTTCTAAAAGAGAAATTTAGAAAGGTTTTTGATGAAAATATTGATTGGATATCAGGACTGTTTGAACTAGCGGATTGGTGTGCAGAGGCTCATACAGTTTATCCTAAAAGCTTCGGAACCATTAGACGTTGGATGGGAGAAATCATTGCTTACTTTGACGAGAGAACAAATAGCGGTGTTGTGGAGGGAATTAATAACAAATTAAAGCTGATTAAAAGAAGAGGTTATGGTTTTAGAAATTTTGATAATTTTAAACTTAGAAGTTTCCTAACTTGGCATTTTAGTGGTTAA
- a CDS encoding CmpA/NrtA family ABC transporter substrate-binding protein has product MKRRNFIKYSGLGLASLGVAACSKVDIFNQQKTDVNFGTLEKSNLILGYVPNGDAAPLIVAQEKGFFERYGLSVTLKRLETWEEVKEELLGWTMDAGQLPYAFPILAQLGEDEAPLISLMTLNLNSSAITITQKAWDAGIRPSVDYFNFTDFEENIRRYWRNRETPVNLAVDSAFSTDTYLTRYWLSAIGLMPKTEVELVEFPASQMIYKLQAGMIDGYSASSPWNQQTVLEKAGFVSYVSRDIWQGHPNKILATMDGWAKKHPNTTRALMAAVIEACQYCDRLENQTEVAAILAQPDYLNLDTSLIESTLMGNYSYSYETSENYQRFIPDYTIFHHREADYLGENDCANYPWRSHAVWMLTQMIRWHDLDIYDYPKEADKLLDKIYPITIYEEVAEALNIPLPSNNMKKETNTAFIDGRSFDPSNPVAYLNQFPIRANGPQIFGFV; this is encoded by the coding sequence ATGAAACGTCGCAATTTTATTAAATACAGTGGTTTAGGGTTAGCAAGTTTAGGGGTTGCAGCTTGTAGTAAAGTTGATATCTTCAATCAACAAAAAACTGATGTAAATTTTGGCACGTTAGAAAAGTCTAACCTAATTCTCGGATACGTGCCGAATGGGGATGCAGCCCCCTTAATTGTTGCTCAGGAAAAGGGGTTTTTTGAGCGTTATGGCTTGTCTGTTACCCTAAAACGACTTGAAACTTGGGAAGAGGTCAAAGAAGAGTTACTAGGGTGGACAATGGACGCAGGACAACTGCCTTATGCTTTCCCCATCTTGGCACAATTAGGAGAAGATGAAGCCCCATTAATCTCTTTAATGACCTTAAATCTTAATAGTAGTGCTATTACTATAACTCAAAAAGCTTGGGACGCAGGAATACGTCCATCGGTGGATTATTTCAATTTTACTGACTTTGAAGAGAATATTAGACGCTACTGGCGAAACCGTGAAACCCCTGTTAATTTGGCAGTAGATTCTGCTTTTTCGACTGATACTTATTTGACTCGTTATTGGTTATCTGCTATCGGTTTAATGCCCAAAACAGAAGTAGAATTAGTGGAGTTTCCTGCTTCTCAAATGATTTATAAATTGCAAGCAGGGATGATTGATGGTTATAGCGCGTCTTCCCCTTGGAATCAACAAACAGTATTAGAAAAAGCGGGTTTTGTTAGTTATGTGAGTCGGGATATTTGGCAGGGCCATCCTAATAAAATATTAGCTACGATGGACGGTTGGGCCAAGAAACATCCCAACACAACAAGGGCGTTGATGGCTGCTGTTATCGAAGCTTGTCAATATTGCGATCGCTTGGAAAATCAGACAGAAGTTGCTGCTATTTTAGCACAACCTGATTATTTAAACCTCGATACCAGTTTGATTGAATCGACCTTAATGGGGAACTATTCTTATAGTTATGAAACCTCTGAAAATTATCAGCGATTCATACCCGATTATACTATTTTTCATCACAGAGAAGCAGACTATTTAGGAGAAAATGATTGCGCAAATTATCCGTGGCGTTCCCATGCAGTCTGGATGTTAACTCAGATGATTCGTTGGCACGATTTAGACATTTATGACTATCCGAAAGAAGCAGATAAATTATTAGATAAAATCTATCCCATTACTATCTATGAAGAGGTGGCTGAAGCGTTAAATATTCCCTTACCCAGTAATAATATGAAAAAGGAAACGAACACCGCTTTTATTGATGGGCGATCGTTTGATCCTAGTAATCCGGTAGCGTATTTGAATCAATTTCCTATTCGTGCCAATGGTCCTCAGATTTTTGGGTTTGTTTAA
- the sbcC gene encoding exonuclease subunit SbcC, translating to MIPLQLTLKNFLSYRETVLDFRGLHTACICGANGAGKSSLLEAITWAIWGKSRTASDEDIIHTTAQYVRVDFEFISYEQSYRIIRSRQRGRSNTLDFQINSSGEFISLSGKGIKATQEIILSTLKLDYDTFINSAYLRQGRADEFMLRGAADRKKVLAELLKLDHYQALADKAKDLSKQYKGQEEQIKLNLDRIKQQLEEKKDINNQKKTLNQEIEQLQKSQEVHRDKLQKIKEKDSHRQAWIEQLTWHQNKQQTLNKESKELEQEQFQLVRKINEADKLINQEQEVTEKYEELLLLQKQEETLSHQFQLSQNIQQKKQKIEQEIFKKNNQLQLQIRQQQTRLEQLAEQEQDLQKTISQADDIKATVEKLNNHRQRLQELDKLQHTVTPLLKQKQILETELEKLKANLEAKLEQFENLENQYHQELEKIPERRQLLIELDNKIQEIDNQKVYQKRVKEKSQERKLTQEKLIVNQKNYTEKIEELQQKINLLNNPESTCPLCEQDLDENRRHHVIDKTNKQQEKLQQQIWFLQEELSVIKRDIKSLISEDKQLENQLKTSGNIQQEFSRIEAQLDQAGEVKIKLKKLLKEKEMIENVINTETYGMNIQNEIKIINQRLEKLNYDEQTHALARGEVERLRWAEIKQARIEDAIGNQKKIEQQKPEIIAKLEQLETERNNLETNSELKQEINKIEEELNNLNYDRSYHQRISDYIRKSQSCVVDYQKLQDVKQDYPQLQEQLKNIETKINNNQEEQKDTEKFVQQLSTQLETIEDHSQEIEILETKLQLQREQLDNLLGQKGRIEQSLSQLESLKKQQEEQEKEYNDVRKQYRVHTELSKAFSKNGIQLLMIENVLPQLETETNNILSRLTGNQFHIRFITQRAGKSGSSRKKSAKMIDTLDIIISDAKGTRAYETYSGGEAFRINFSVRLALAKLLAQRAGTTLQMLIIDEGFGTQDAQGCERLVAAINAISSEFSCILAVTHMPQFKEAFQNRIEVYKTNEGSKINLVS from the coding sequence ATGATTCCTTTGCAACTTACCCTGAAAAACTTTTTGAGTTATCGAGAAACTGTCCTTGATTTTCGGGGGTTACATACTGCTTGTATTTGTGGAGCAAATGGTGCTGGAAAATCGTCCTTATTAGAAGCAATAACTTGGGCAATTTGGGGTAAAAGTCGAACGGCTTCAGATGAAGATATCATTCATACTACTGCTCAGTATGTTAGGGTAGATTTTGAGTTTATTTCCTATGAACAAAGTTATCGTATTATTCGTAGTCGTCAACGAGGGAGAAGTAATACTTTAGACTTTCAAATTAATAGCAGTGGTGAGTTTATTTCTTTGAGTGGCAAAGGGATTAAAGCAACTCAGGAAATTATTCTTTCTACATTAAAATTAGATTATGATACGTTTATTAATTCAGCTTATTTACGTCAAGGAAGGGCTGATGAATTTATGTTACGGGGTGCAGCCGATAGAAAAAAAGTGTTAGCAGAGTTATTAAAATTAGATCACTATCAAGCCTTAGCAGATAAAGCAAAAGATTTATCTAAACAATATAAAGGGCAAGAGGAACAAATTAAGTTAAATCTAGATAGAATCAAACAGCAACTAGAAGAAAAGAAAGATATTAATAATCAGAAAAAAACTCTGAATCAAGAGATTGAACAGCTACAAAAATCTCAAGAAGTCCATAGAGATAAGTTACAGAAAATTAAAGAAAAAGATAGTCATCGTCAAGCTTGGATAGAACAATTGACATGGCATCAAAATAAACAGCAAACTTTAAACAAAGAAAGCAAAGAATTAGAACAAGAACAGTTTCAATTAGTTCGTAAAATTAATGAAGCAGATAAGCTTATTAATCAAGAACAAGAAGTGACTGAAAAATACGAAGAATTACTACTGCTACAAAAACAAGAAGAAACCTTATCTCATCAATTCCAACTTTCCCAAAATATTCAACAGAAAAAACAGAAAATTGAGCAAGAAATCTTCAAAAAAAATAATCAATTACAGTTACAAATTCGTCAACAACAAACTCGTTTAGAACAATTAGCAGAACAAGAACAAGACTTACAAAAAACAATCAGTCAAGCTGATGATATTAAAGCAACAGTTGAAAAATTAAATAATCATCGACAACGGTTACAAGAATTAGATAAATTACAACATACAGTAACACCTTTATTGAAACAAAAGCAAATCTTAGAAACGGAATTAGAAAAACTAAAAGCTAATTTAGAAGCTAAGTTAGAACAATTTGAAAACTTAGAAAATCAGTATCATCAAGAGTTAGAAAAAATACCCGAAAGACGACAACTACTTATAGAATTAGATAACAAAATACAAGAAATTGATAATCAAAAAGTCTATCAAAAAAGAGTTAAAGAGAAATCACAAGAGAGAAAACTAACACAAGAAAAATTAATTGTTAATCAAAAAAATTACACAGAAAAAATAGAAGAATTACAGCAAAAAATAAACTTATTAAATAATCCAGAATCTACTTGTCCTTTGTGTGAGCAAGACTTAGATGAAAACCGTCGCCATCATGTCATTGATAAGACAAATAAACAACAAGAAAAACTGCAACAACAAATTTGGTTTTTACAAGAAGAATTATCCGTTATTAAGCGAGATATTAAATCATTAATTAGTGAGGATAAACAATTAGAAAATCAGCTAAAAACTTCAGGAAATATACAACAAGAATTCTCTCGAATAGAAGCGCAACTTGATCAAGCAGGAGAAGTTAAAATTAAGCTAAAAAAATTACTAAAAGAAAAAGAAATGATTGAAAATGTAATTAATACAGAAACCTATGGAATGAATATACAAAATGAGATTAAAATTATTAATCAAAGATTAGAAAAGCTTAACTATGATGAACAAACCCACGCATTAGCAAGGGGAGAAGTTGAAAGGTTACGATGGGCAGAAATTAAACAAGCAAGAATAGAAGATGCTATTGGTAATCAGAAAAAAATCGAACAACAAAAACCTGAAATTATTGCTAAACTTGAACAATTAGAAACCGAAAGAAATAACTTAGAAACTAATTCAGAATTAAAACAAGAAATAAATAAAATAGAAGAAGAATTAAACAATTTAAACTATGATCGATCCTATCATCAACGGATTTCTGATTATATTCGTAAATCTCAATCTTGTGTGGTTGATTATCAAAAATTACAAGATGTTAAACAAGATTATCCTCAATTACAAGAACAGTTAAAAAATATTGAAACTAAAATTAATAATAATCAGGAAGAACAAAAAGATACAGAAAAATTTGTACAACAGTTATCTACTCAATTAGAAACCATTGAAGATCATAGTCAAGAGATTGAAATCTTAGAAACAAAATTACAATTACAAAGAGAACAATTAGATAATTTACTCGGCCAAAAAGGAAGAATAGAACAATCTTTATCTCAGTTAGAAAGCTTGAAAAAACAACAAGAAGAACAAGAAAAAGAATATAACGATGTTCGTAAACAATATCGGGTTCATACAGAATTAAGTAAAGCGTTTAGTAAAAATGGTATTCAATTATTAATGATTGAAAACGTTTTACCACAATTAGAGACAGAAACTAACAATATTTTATCACGATTAACAGGGAATCAATTTCATATCAGATTCATAACACAACGGGCAGGAAAAAGTGGCAGTTCTCGGAAAAAAAGTGCTAAAATGATCGATACTTTAGATATTATTATTTCTGATGCAAAAGGAACTCGCGCTTATGAAACTTATTCAGGAGGTGAAGCATTTAGAATTAATTTTTCTGTGCGTTTAGCCTTAGCTAAATTATTAGCACAACGGGCAGGAACGACATTACAAATGTTAATCATTGACGAGGGTTTTGGGACTCAAGATGCACAAGGATGTGAACGGTTAGTGGCAGCTATTAATGCTATTTCTTCTGAGTTTTCTTGTATTTTAGCAGTTACCCACATGCCTCAATTTAAAGAAGCTTTTCAAAATCGTATTGAAGTGTATAAAACTAATGAAGGATCAAAAATTAATTTAGTGAGTTAA
- a CDS encoding GFA family protein: MSELSMIKGSCLCGAVNISTSSINHHLAACHCNMCRKWGGAALLGVECNDGISFEGEENIQVYQSSQWAERGFCQKCGSNLFYRLKENNHYYVPVGIFDNADNLVFDLEVFIEEKPNYYSFANETKKMTGEELFSMFSSSSEKE, translated from the coding sequence ATGTCTGAACTTAGTATGATCAAAGGTAGTTGTCTATGTGGTGCGGTCAATATTTCAACCTCTAGTATTAATCATCATCTAGCAGCCTGTCATTGTAATATGTGTCGTAAATGGGGTGGTGCAGCTTTATTAGGAGTTGAATGTAACGATGGTATCAGTTTTGAAGGGGAAGAAAATATTCAGGTATATCAATCTTCACAATGGGCAGAACGTGGATTTTGCCAAAAATGTGGTAGTAATCTATTCTATAGATTAAAAGAAAATAATCACTACTATGTACCAGTAGGAATTTTTGATAATGCTGATAATCTCGTTTTTGATTTAGAGGTTTTTATTGAAGAAAAGCCAAACTATTACTCTTTTGCCAATGAAACTAAGAAAATGACAGGAGAAGAATTATTTTCTATGTTTTCATCTTCATCAGAAAAAGAATAA
- a CDS encoding histidine triad nucleotide-binding protein — MTDTIFSKIIQREIPANIVYEDDLCLAFTDINPQAPTHILVIPKKPIPKLEEAQEDDHRLLGHLLMKVKQVAQEAGLTKGYRVVINNGEDGGQTVNHLHLHILGGRSLTWPPG; from the coding sequence ATGACTGATACAATATTTAGTAAGATTATTCAGCGAGAAATTCCGGCCAATATTGTCTACGAAGATGATTTATGCTTAGCTTTTACTGATATTAACCCTCAAGCCCCAACTCACATTTTAGTTATTCCTAAAAAACCCATTCCTAAACTAGAAGAAGCACAAGAAGATGATCATCGTCTTTTAGGACATCTTTTAATGAAAGTGAAACAAGTCGCTCAAGAAGCTGGGTTAACTAAGGGTTATCGTGTGGTTATTAATAATGGAGAAGATGGAGGACAAACTGTCAATCATCTTCATTTACATATTTTAGGTGGTCGTTCTTTAACTTGGCCACCAGGTTAA
- a CDS encoding ABC1 kinase family protein produces MTWQTIESYDPSSNIQQQKRYDAAAIARYYHRHPWEVIQRAITIIWSFGWFLLHLQWDHWFNPDKDNKQKCATELRQILTRLGPTFIKVGQALSTRPDLIRPDFLDELIKLQDQLPPFDNEIAFSIIEKSLGTSIDEAYREISPHPVAAASLGQVYRAVLHTGEEVAVKVQRPNLRPILTRDLFLMRWAACQFGRFLPLNLGHDLTLIIDEFGVKLFEEIDYVNEGRNAEKFAANFRNDDDVKVPVIYWSYSSDRILTLEWIQGYKLTDTDKIRAAGLDPYAIVKIGVTSGLRQLLEHGFFHADPHPGNLFATLDGRMAFIDFGMMDQLEEETKETIASSVVQLINQDYDALARDFVKLGFLTPDTDIEPIIPALERVLGNAIGQSVGDFNFKTITDDFSELMYEYPFRVPAKFALIIRSLITQEGLALSLDPNFKIVEVAYPYVARRLLTGESPQLRRRLLEVLFKNGKFQWQRLENMIRIARSDEQFDLLPTARLGLQYLLSDEGRYLRHQLLLALTEDDRLHTEEVQRIWALISDDLQPQQLFGVAMKAFRQFSTAGVAAILPDTADVN; encoded by the coding sequence GTGACTTGGCAAACCATAGAATCATATGACCCCAGTTCAAATATCCAACAGCAAAAACGCTATGATGCTGCTGCGATCGCCCGTTATTACCACCGACATCCTTGGGAAGTAATTCAACGGGCTATTACCATTATTTGGTCTTTTGGCTGGTTTTTGCTCCATCTTCAATGGGATCACTGGTTTAACCCCGATAAAGACAATAAACAGAAATGTGCAACCGAATTAAGGCAAATTCTTACCCGTTTGGGACCGACCTTTATCAAAGTGGGTCAAGCTTTATCAACCCGTCCTGACTTGATCCGTCCTGACTTTCTTGATGAACTGATTAAGCTACAGGATCAACTCCCGCCCTTCGATAACGAGATTGCGTTCTCTATTATCGAAAAATCTCTGGGAACCAGCATTGATGAAGCCTATCGAGAGATTTCACCCCATCCCGTAGCAGCAGCCAGTTTAGGACAAGTTTACCGCGCGGTGTTGCATACCGGAGAAGAAGTGGCGGTTAAGGTACAACGGCCGAATCTCAGACCCATTTTAACCCGTGATCTCTTCTTGATGCGTTGGGCTGCTTGTCAGTTTGGTCGCTTTTTACCCCTTAACCTAGGCCATGATTTAACCCTGATTATCGATGAATTTGGGGTGAAATTATTTGAAGAAATTGACTACGTTAACGAAGGGAGAAACGCCGAAAAATTTGCAGCCAACTTTAGAAATGACGACGATGTTAAAGTTCCCGTCATTTATTGGTCTTATAGTAGCGATCGCATTTTAACCTTAGAGTGGATACAGGGTTATAAATTAACTGATACCGACAAAATTAGGGCGGCTGGACTTGATCCTTATGCGATCGTTAAAATTGGAGTCACATCCGGGTTAAGACAACTCCTAGAACACGGATTTTTCCATGCTGATCCCCATCCAGGTAACCTGTTTGCTACCCTCGATGGCCGCATGGCATTTATTGATTTTGGTATGATGGATCAGTTAGAAGAAGAAACCAAAGAAACCATTGCTAGTTCAGTGGTACAGTTAATCAATCAAGATTATGATGCCTTAGCCAGAGACTTTGTGAAGTTAGGTTTCTTAACCCCTGATACGGATATTGAACCCATTATTCCTGCATTAGAAAGGGTATTAGGCAATGCGATCGGGCAAAGTGTAGGGGATTTTAATTTCAAAACCATCACCGATGATTTTTCGGAATTGATGTACGAATATCCCTTTAGAGTTCCAGCGAAATTTGCGTTAATTATTCGCTCATTAATTACTCAAGAAGGGTTAGCCCTTAGCCTTGATCCTAACTTCAAAATTGTGGAAGTGGCCTATCCCTATGTTGCCAGACGGTTATTAACGGGAGAGTCTCCTCAACTGAGAAGAAGACTCTTAGAAGTATTATTTAAAAATGGTAAATTCCAGTGGCAACGACTAGAAAATATGATCCGTATTGCCCGTTCTGATGAACAATTTGATCTACTGCCAACGGCACGATTAGGATTACAATATTTGTTGTCTGATGAAGGAAGATATTTGCGTCATCAATTATTGTTAGCGTTGACCGAAGACGATCGCTTACACACCGAAGAAGTTCAACGAATTTGGGCTTTAATTAGTGATGATCTTCAACCTCAACAATTATTTGGTGTTGCTATGAAGGCATTTCGACAATTCTCTACCGCAGGAGTTGCAGCCATTCTTCCTGACACAGCCGATGTCAACTAA
- a CDS encoding ABC transporter ATP-binding protein: protein MTAESLSLTQKSSQPSPSHDYHPIIIRLEEITKIYGSENTKVKALDKINLTIEKGEYCTIMGASGSGKSTLMNILGCLDRPSSGRYYLDNIDVSRLPDSQLAEIRNGKIGFVFQQFHLLPQMTALENVILPMIYGEVSPTERRNRALEALEKVGLGNRINNKPNQLSGGQQQRVAIARAIVNEPVLLLADEPTGALDSQTTEEVLDIFESLHQVGITVVVVTHEAEVARHSRRVIWFKDGQIVHSHINPQELHGVVD, encoded by the coding sequence ATGACGGCTGAAAGTCTTTCTTTAACCCAAAAATCATCTCAACCCAGTCCCTCCCATGACTATCATCCGATTATTATTCGCCTAGAAGAAATTACAAAAATCTATGGCAGTGAAAATACAAAGGTCAAAGCCTTAGATAAGATTAATTTAACCATCGAAAAAGGAGAATACTGCACCATTATGGGGGCATCGGGGTCAGGCAAATCAACGCTGATGAATATTCTGGGTTGTCTTGACCGCCCTTCATCGGGACGGTATTATTTAGATAACATAGATGTGTCACGGTTGCCGGATTCCCAGTTGGCTGAGATCCGTAACGGAAAAATTGGCTTTGTTTTCCAACAGTTCCATCTCTTGCCTCAAATGACAGCATTAGAAAACGTCATTTTACCCATGATTTATGGAGAGGTATCCCCTACAGAACGACGCAATCGGGCCCTGGAAGCGTTAGAAAAAGTAGGTTTAGGTAACAGAATCAATAACAAGCCCAATCAACTCTCAGGAGGGCAACAGCAACGGGTGGCTATTGCTCGCGCTATTGTAAACGAGCCGGTTCTACTCCTGGCTGACGAACCCACAGGGGCGTTAGACTCCCAAACCACAGAGGAAGTTTTAGATATCTTTGAAAGCCTCCATCAAGTGGGCATTACCGTTGTGGTGGTGACTCACGAGGCAGAGGTGGCCCGTCACTCTCGTCGGGTGATTTGGTTTAAGGATGGCCAGATCGTTCACTCCCATATTAATCCCCAAGAGTTACATGGGGTAGTTGATTAA
- a CDS encoding pyridoxamine 5'-phosphate oxidase family protein: MAQFYSSLTPELIKFIKEQKIFFTATAPIEGRINLSPKGIDTFRCLDQQTVGYLDLTGSGNETSAHLEDNGRMTIMFCSFSEKPLILRLYGQGKVIHPRDEEWRQLYPNFPTYEGERQMIILTLSSAQTSCGFGVPIYEYQETRDTLIEWAKKKGKTGIYDYWQQKNQVSIDGLPTKLLEE; the protein is encoded by the coding sequence ATGGCTCAATTTTATTCTAGTTTAACGCCGGAACTGATCAAATTTATTAAAGAACAAAAAATCTTTTTTACGGCTACAGCCCCCATAGAAGGTAGGATTAATTTATCCCCTAAAGGCATCGATACATTTCGCTGTTTAGATCAACAGACGGTAGGCTACTTAGACTTGACGGGGAGTGGTAATGAAACCTCCGCTCATTTAGAAGACAATGGACGAATGACCATCATGTTTTGCAGTTTTTCTGAGAAACCTTTAATTTTACGATTATATGGACAAGGAAAAGTTATTCATCCGAGAGACGAGGAATGGAGACAACTTTATCCTAATTTTCCGACTTATGAGGGAGAAAGACAAATGATTATTTTGACCTTAAGTTCTGCTCAAACCTCTTGTGGGTTTGGAGTGCCTATTTACGAATATCAAGAAACCAGAGACACCTTGATTGAATGGGCCAAGAAAAAAGGAAAAACCGGAATTTATGATTATTGGCAACAGAAAAATCAAGTGAGTATTGATGGTTTGCCTACGAAACTCTTGGAGGAATAA